The genomic segment GCATACGTCGCAAAGAAGGTGTAGGAATTCCAGAGGGGTATCAAGACTTTTTTGAGTGACTCTTGGATACCGAGTTCCGAGAAATTCATATCTTCTCCTCGCATAATCGGACCACCCATCAGGTAAAAACGAAGTGCATCAGCTCCATATTGTTCGATAGTACTTTTTGGATCAGGGTAATTGCCATATGATTTACTCATCTTGCGACCATCTGTTCCATTTATCACGCCCGTTACGGCGACATTTTTGAAGGATGAGGAACCTTTGACGAGGACACCGAGGACATGCATCACATAAAACCACGCACGAATCTGCCCTGTGTATTCTGCGATAAAATCAGCTGGGAAACTCGCCTCCATTTTTTCCTGATTTTCAAACGGATAATGCACCTGAGCATACGGCATAGAAGCACTATCCATCCAGACATCAAGGACTTCTGGAATACGACGAAGCGGAGTGCCATCTACGATAAGTGAAGAGAGGAATTGTATACTCCATCCACCAAATTTATGCCCTACCCCGTCGATAGGCAAGAAAGCGGTATTTAATTCAGTTGCTAGGGACTTCCCATAAGAAAATGGGGCGCTCTTTGAATCATCATCTTTGCTATGAGTTACAATAATTTCTTCTACGAGCGTTCGTAATTTTGCCACATCTTCTGTCATCTCTGGGATGACTTTTTCCAGATATTTATTTCCTTTGAGTCCGCTTGGTGCTACGAGAACCAATCGTTTTAAGTAAATATTTTTCTCACACAAATATTGTATGATTACAGGACAACCAAAACTCGTAGCAATTATTGTGTCATACGAAGTGACATCGATGGTTTCGAGAGTTTTCCTCCACTTAGCATAACTTGTTTCTTTATTTTTATCAAAATCCGGCACATCAAGCTGAATTCATTGTTTCCTGAGCTCATCCTGTAATGGAAGCCATTTTCACTCATACCCCTTCTGTAAGCCAGATGATGTCCAGCCATGTATTCCAAGAACCTTCTTCACACTTTTCTGTTTTGTGCTCTTTGTTTTGTGCTCTTTGGGTAAATAAATCTCGTCTATCGTCGGCCTATGTAGATTGATCTCCTTCCCATCAGGACCGAGGTAGGTAACCCCATACGAAGCATTTTTATATTTATCTGGCATTTTTTCTTTTCCGAGTTCCTGCAAAAGCTCCTGAGCAGGAAATCCATGTGTCACAACCAAAACTGTCTTTCCAGCATAATCCCGTTTAATGAGTTCGACTACTTTTCGCATTCGAGTCCGAATATCATTTTGTGATTCCCCTGTTTCTCCGAATTTATACTCTGGATCTGCACGGTATTTATTTCGGCTCTCACGACTCTCTGCATAATTTGTCAGATTTCCAAATTTTCCGTGATTAATCTCACGAAGTTCATCAAGTGTCTGAAGAGTGATTCAGAGTTTTTTTGCAATCGGTTCAGCTGTTTGAAGCGTGCGAACAAATGGTGAGGAAAGAATCACTTCAATTCCCTCAGAGGCCAATTTTTCTACCAGTTCCTGAGCTTGTTGCTTTCATTTCTCCGAAAGTGGAGATTCGCCAATATCATCATAAAAACCAGCGTCATTTGCTTCACTCTGAGCGTGACGAAGGGTAATAACTTTTGTGATTTGCCCGAGTGGCTTATTGGCTTGGTAGAGTTCTTCTCGAGAACCAATCACGACCCGCTCTGAACCATCTTTATTTTGCCAGATAGGCATTGGTGTTCACCAAAACCTTGTACGAGAGATACACCAATCAGGTGCTGATTCAAGAGATTTCAGGAATCTTCCGTGTTTGAAATGGTCAGGAAACCAATTAATACTCTCATTCTGCTCAATCAGTTCACCCTTGATTCTCTGGATATCGATAAACCAAGACTTCTGTGCTCGTTGCATCAATGGTGTATTACTTCGTGGGCAGTAGGGTACACGGTGTGTGATAGATTCTTTTTTAAAGAGGGTCCCCTCAGATTTGAGTCGTTCACAAATCGGATCAATACAATCAATGTAGAGCTGTCCTTGGTAATCTGGAATTTCAGCCGTATATTTCCCCGCTTCATCGATGGCAGAAGTAATATGAATCCCCTCTTGCTTCGCAAGCTGAAAATCCACATCACCAAATTCTGGCGCCTCATGAGCAATACCCGTACCATCCGTATCGGTCACAAAATCAGCGTGATAGATATGGAAACTATTTTCCAAACCCCCTATTTTTCCTCCTCACTTTTCGTCCCCCTTGTCAGGGGGAAGGTTTGCCATTCCTCCTTGATAAGGGGGGTTGGGGGGGATTTTTTCATGTGTATTTGAATCTATCTCAGTTCCCATTCAACCCCCCTTTGATTTCCCCTTTATCAAGGGAGTATTTTTCCTCCCCCCTGACAAGGGGGGTAGGGGGGTTTCTCAAATCTGAGATTTTTGATAAAAATCAAAAGGTGCTTTGTACGTGAGTCCCCCAAGCTCTTCCCCTGGAATTGTTCCAAGAATTTGATAGTCCCCTTTTCCTTTGAAGACTGTTTCAATACGAGAAGTCGCAACAATATAGATTTCCTCTGCATGATACACAGAAACATATTGTAAATCACGATTTACAGCAAGTGCCATATGCATCGGTATCGTCCATGGTGTCGTCGTCCAGGCGAGAATATTAACGGTTCGTGCTTCTGGGATTTCTGGAACAATCACCGGTTCGCGAACACCGGTAAGAAAATCAATCAAATCATATTCCATATAGTGAATCTCGCTTCGAACAGGCAAACTATCCAATGAAAAATATTCATAGTCAGTAAATTTGTCTTCTTCCAGTTGTATTTTTTGCCCGACAGGAACCACACCACGAAATGATAATACTTCATAGAAATTCCCACGATACCCAATATATGTAGAACAATATGGTACGAGTTCGCAGGTGATACCTGTTTCTTCCAATAATTCACGGGCAGCACAGGTATGATATGACTCCCCTGGCTCACTACTTCCTCACGGTAACCTCCATAAACCATCCTTTTTATTTTTTATCATCAAGAGCTTTCCTTCTTCGTCTTGGATGATTATACCTGTAGACTTTTTGACATTATGAAGCGGAAATTTCACCGTAATGGCTGGATCTTGGACATCCTGGTAGCTATCATCCATCGCAATTTCAAAATTTGAAATCGGGGTTGAAAGTTTCCAAGAATACCATGAAACACGCTTTCCCTCATAGACATATCCCTTCTCCCAGATTTGTTTGAAGACCCACATCACAGACTCCATATAATCCTGATCCATCGTACGATACGCATGTTCCATATCCACCCATCGACCGATATGATCGATATACCATACCCAGTCAGCGGAAGTTTCCCGAGTATAGTTGTAACATTCATCGATAAAGTGCTGAATACCTCCTTCTGATTCTTCGATAGCTTTGTTGGATTCCAGTCCGAGTTTCGCTTGCACTTTTTGTTCGATAGGCATCCCATGTGCATCCCAACCCCAGACTCGTTCAACTCGTTTTCCCAGCATCGTCTGATAGCGAGGGACGACATCTTTGATAATCGAGGAAAGAAGCGTGCCATAATGAGGATTTCCAGTAATAAATGGAGGACCATCATAAAACCGATACGGATTCTCCGCAGGTCGAGAATCGACTGATTGTTCAAACGTTTTTTCAGCTTTCCATTTCTGAAGAATTGCCTCTTCGAGTTTCGAGAACTCGGGTTTTCATTTTGGGAGTGGGAACATGCTGCAAAATAATAAATAATAAAGAAAAAATAATAAAGTAGGATTTAATTATATTTTTGGTAGGCTTGTTGAATCATTAGAAAAGCATAAGGGAGATCTTCTTTTGATAAAACCTTCAAATCACATCGCACTCACCATCTTTGAGTTGGTTCATCAACAAGTTTATTTTCAAAATCATTAAAATCAGATTTTCTTAGACTTGGAAAAGCTAGATTAAGATAACTCTTATAAATATTTACTCATATTAAATTTTGAAATTTATTCTTATATCAAACATAATGCTTATTTATTTTTTCCTGTAAATTTGGGTCAAGATTTTGGACAAATTTACTAATCTCCTCAAACATTTCTCGTGACTCATTCCAGTCTGTTTTTATCAGATCATCTATTGTATACGTCCGCACCTCTTTTTGTACCTCTTTCATTTCAGAAGAAAGACTGGTAATTGTCTTAACGCTCTCAGCGGTATTAGTTGCACGAATAGGATTTAACACAACCATATCATCAGAAAATTGTTTCATTTCCCAAAGTTCTATTGGTAAATCCTTGAAATTGATAGCATCCTGCTGATATCGAGTGAACGCATCGGCAACAAAAATAACCCTTACCGCTGACCAATCAATATCATCTTTTCGTAATTTTTTTCAGCATTTCTCATTATATTCAAGGATGAAATCAGCTTTATTATTAAGTAACAATGAAAGATATGCAAAACCTTGATCAATCACAGAATAACTCGATCCTCGCTTGTATTCTATAACAACGAAAGATTCAGTATCGGCATCGAAAGCGAGCGTATCAATACGTAAATTATTGAGAGAAAATTCTGTTGTGATAAATTCTAATCAAAAAAATTCCTGAAGATGTTCTTCTGCAATTTTTTGCATATCTTTCTCGAATTTAAATCATAAATTCTTTACAGATTTCAGAGTATTACCGAGTTTTTTATAGAGCAACATAGAGTAAAATTAAACAAATAAAAACACACAAAAAAATAGTTGTGTGCTTCGGCCAAGAGTAGGTTGTAGAGTTAGGTTGTAGAGTTAGAAAAATCTATCTCTATCACCTATCTCTGGCATCTATTTCCCAGAGATTACCACCGAAAGCGGTACTTGATTTGTCTTCGTGACGTGAAGTGTACGGGAAGGTCTACGAGAGTAGATAGTATTTAGTATTTAGTATTTAGATGATGCAAATGCCCTTTCTAACGACTAAAAGCTAACAACTAACGACTATTTTCTTCTTCCAGCGTGTCCTGCGAAGTTTTTAACGAAGAAGGACGAATCCTGTGATAGCAGGACTAGGACGCTGATATATCCAGTATAATCAGAAATAGAGAAATACAATACTTACCGTGAGAAGAGAGGGTGCAAAAAACAACGCTGAAGGTTTTGTAACAGTAGGAGTATAGTTATCCGCCCTGAGATTCATACCCTATCTTCCATCACTTCATCTCTTTATCGAGCTTTTTCGCTCATGGGAGTGTACGTTCGAGTGCATTCCAAAATGCCTTTTGGTGATGCTTGTGAATCGTATGTGTCAGCTCATGGATGATGATATAATCTCGTAGCTTCTCTGGGAGTCGCATCAATTCGACATTGAGATTGATACGGTTTTTATGACTACAGCTCCCCCATCGAGTGAGCTGATGTCGGCATGTGACTGAAGCGTAGGCAAAATTATGCTTCTTCGCAAGCATATGGACACGATCAGGGAGAAAGATATGTGCGAGTTTTTTGAGTTCCAAAAGTCTCTCTCGAGAAAGTGGAACTAGAGAATTCATAGTCGATATTTGCTTTTGTATCCAGTTATTTTTCTCGGTGATAAATTTTTGAACCGCTGAATCTGTCGTACGTTTTGGTGCACGGATAACGACTTCATTTCACAAATTTACACGCATGTTCATCCGTCGGAGACGAGGTACGCGGATGACAACCACAGAAAAATTATTGGTTTTCTGCATAGTATTTTATATGAATTAAGGAGACCCGGAGCTGAGGGAAGGCACAAAAACAAACAGATTGAGGAAGCGAATTTTTGAACGAGAAAACAAAAAGTTATGCGAGTTCAAAACAAGCAATCGCTGCAATACCAAATATAATGCCAAAAACTTCTAGTCGAGTAATAGTTTCTCAAAATTTCCAATAACTCACTGTAAGATATGTTACCAGGTTAAACACTTCCATAATAACAGAAGCAACAGCAATATTTTCAAATCGATAACTTCGAGCGAGAAAATTCAGAGCTATAAAATAAAAAAATATCCCGGCAGTATAGAGTTTCCAAGAATTTCCAGCATCTACCCAAGCGTTCAGTATGAGGTCGCCAATAGTCAAGAGTATACCCGCTATCAACAAGAGGAGAAATCCATGATGCATAATATGTTTTTTAAAATGGTGTTTAAAGAGCATAGAGGTCTTTCGATAATCCTATGATTTTTTTACTGATTGCCAAACTTTTTTCACCAGCTCGTGTGATTCGTCGACGCCACGTATCTTCTGAAGTTCTTTTGCCAAATCCCAGTCTCTATCCCTCGTGGCTTGTTCTCACTCAAAATACCCAAGGACATTATAGGGCATCCTCTCTGCAAACTTTGCAACTGCTCGAGGACACACACGATTACGATCGATGAGTCATTCGTGATCAAATTTGTGTATCAAAGTCAGGACATCCCACAGGAGATCTCCTATTTCCAGTTCAAGCTCATTGTGATTTTTTGTTGCCAAGCTCTGACGAATTTCCGCGATTTCATCCTGGGCTCCATCGAGATAATAGGTGACATCTCTTTGCAAAAATCATCCGTTAAACTGACGATTGCGTTCTTGGAGCCAGAGAAGTCCAGTGAGTCACTGCATACAGAATAGTATATGATAAAGAGTTTTTTTACAATGCGGACAGTATAAAATAGTATACGACAAAAAATGCGATGGTGAAGGTATCATCCCTTGCGACGAAATATGAATATCATATACTACGCGACGTCCTCTATTTCTTAAATATCTTTTTATGGACAAACATACTCACACTCCAGAGACTGGCCACACACATCCAGGGCATATTGGTGTGTACGGAGCTATCGTAGGAGCCCTCATCATCTCACTCCTCGGCACCTACCTCATCGTACAAAACCAACAGATCGAACAAGTCGGTGGACGTGGTAACTATAAACTGTATCAAAAAATGATAAAAAATCCTAAATACGGTGAAAATATCAAAGGGAATCTCGATGCACAGATCGCTCAGATGGAAGGAACTGCTGGTGATACAGCTCCTTCAGATACTCCAAAAGCTGCTCAACCAGCAGCAGAAGCAAAAGCATCTGGTACTCTCACAAAAGATGAAGTAACAGCGCTCACAAAAAATGCGTATATCAAAGGTAACACCTCTGCAGATATTCTCTGGATAGAATATTCTGACCTTGAGTGCCCATTCTGTAAGCGCCTTCATGACTCATGAGCTATCCAAAATATGGAAAAGAAATATGGAAGTAAACTCGCTCTCATGTTCAAGCATTATCCCCTCCCATTTCATCCAACAGCCCTCCCGGCTGCTGAATCTGCAGAATGTGTCGGCGAAGCAGGTGGTGGGACGAAATATTTTGCTTTCATAGAGGGCATCTTCTCAAAAGGAACTCCATCTCAAGATATCATCGATAGTGTCGTCAAAGAAATCGGTCTCGATGCTACGAAGATCAAAACCTGTGCTGACAGCAAAAAATTCGCTGCGAAGATTACTGCTGATCAGACAGAAGGTTCGAGCAAATTTGGCGTCAATGGTACTCCAGGAAATGTCATCATCAATACCAAAACTGGTAAATATACTGTCGTTTCAGGTGCTCAACCAGAAGCAAATTTCCAAGCCGCTATCGAAGGGCTCTTGCAATAAGGAATTTCCTCACAAAAAACCTCTCGAGAAATCGGGAGGTTTTTTAAAAAATAAATAAAGACTGTAAAATCCAAAAAGTCACTAGAGAATATTTTTGTTTCGCAAAAAGATTCCTAGTATATATCTATTGCGTCTTTTGACGCTCTACTTTCTTTTTTTTCACTATGAAAAAACAATCAGGTTTTACACTTATCGAGCTGATGGTCGTGATGGCTATCATCGCTATCCTCGCGACTGCAGGTCTCTCGGCGTATACTGGATATCTCAAAAATGCTCGTGATTCTGCGCGTATAGTCATAGCAAAACAAATTGGTATCAAGGTAGAACAGCTCTCCACGATCACTGGCGCTCCTACCCCAGAACAATTGGAAGCATTTCTAAATGCAGAAGGCTTTGCATGGAATGTGTCCACTCCTTCAGAAAAAGCTCTTGTTCAATTGCCTAATATCGCCAGTAACCTCCTCTGAATACCACGTGCTTTTGCAGCTTTGGCACAAGATCCTGTTGGTTGAAGAGATGTTTGCGTCGATTATGATGGTAACCCTACTATAGTATGTCAATTTGTCTACTATCGTTTCTCCGATGGGACTTATGCGATTAGCTATGGTGTTGAATTAGTGAAGAATCTGGTTAATTACCATGCTTCAGATATATTAGTACCTCAAGCTTGACCCCCTATCTATGGTTCATTTATTGGGAATAACAAAGAGATTTATACAATAAACCCCTCCGATACTGCTTTGGAAACATTGCTAGATAGTGGAGGATATGCTCCTATTACTGGAACTCTTGTTGTCTCGATTTTGGATGTTCCCTATGTGCCTCCTACCACAACATGAACTCCAGAGACGACTACAGGAACTCCAGAGACGACTACAGGAACTCCAGAGACGACTACAGGAACTCCAGAGACGACTACAGGAACTCCAGAGACGACTACTGCTGCAAGTTGTGGCAGCACATACTATGACCAATACTCTTGCGACAATAATTCGGGTGGTACGTGTCATTGGGATTATTCCTATAATTCATGTCAAGATGGTGCTCCTCCAACAACTACTGCTGCAAGTTGTGGCAGCACATACTATGACCAATACTCTTGCGACAATAATTCGGGTGGTACGTGTCATTGGGATTATTCCTATAATTCATGTCAAGATGGCCCGTCTTCAACAACATAATTGATACACGGAATAGTACAAATTGTTAAAAAGACTATTTATCCCCTCTCATTTTCTCAGAAGAATTTTCGCAGAGCAAGCATCCGAAACACATGATTCGCATCTTTGAGGATGATGCGTCAGAGGAATCTCCTATTTCCGATAAAAGCTCATAGCTCTCCCGATAAATCTGCAATGGCTGCATGCACCAGATGTTCATTTTGATCTTTCTGATATTGCGATTGCATACGCCCCACCACTTCTTTAGGAGATAATTGTGGACGTGATTTGAAATACGTCTCTGAAGTCAGCGCAAAGGAGCGAAAATTGAGTATCCATATAATTATCGCTGCAGTACGACTCGTAAGGCGCATCATCGGTCGAGCGCTGAGGTGATTTCA from the Candidatus Gracilibacteria bacterium genome contains:
- a CDS encoding class I tRNA ligase family protein, whose translation is MFPLPKGKPEFSKLEEAILQKWKAEKTFEQSVDSRPAENPYRFYDGPPFITGNPHYGTLLSSIIKDVVPRYQTMLGKRVERVWGWDAHGMPIEQKVQAKLGLESNKAIEESEGGIQHFIDECYNYTRETSADWVWYIDHIGRWVDMEHAYRTMDQDYMESVMWVFKQIWEKGYVYEGKRVSWYSWKLSTPISNFEIAMDDSYQDVQDPAITVKFPLHNVKKSTGIIIQDEEGKLLMIKNKKDGLWRLPGGSSEPGESYHTCAARELLEETGITCELVPYCSTYIGYRGNFYEVLSFRGVVPVGQKIQLEEDKFTDYEYFSLDSLPVRSEIHYMEYDLIDFLTGVREPVIVPEIPEARTVNILAWTTTPWTIPMHMALAVNRDLQYVSVYHAEEIYIVATSRIETVFKGKGDYQILGTIPGEELGGLTYKAPFDFYQKSQIGETPLPPLSGGRKNTPLIKGKSKGGGMGTEIDSNTHEKIPPNPPYQGGMANLPPDKGDEKGGGKIGGLENSFHIYHADFVTDTDGTGIAHEAPEFGDVDFQLAKQEGIHITSAIDEAGKYTAEIPDYQGQLYIDCIDPICERLKSEGTLFKKESITHRVPYCPRSNTPLMQRAQKSWFIDIQRIKGELIEQNESINWFPDHFKHGRFLKSLESAPDWCISRTRFWGTPMPIWQNKDGSERVVIGSREELYQANKPLGQITKVITLRHAQSEANDAGFYDDIGESPLSEKGKQQAQELVEKLASEGIEVILSSPFVRTLQTAEPIAKKLGITLQTLDELREINHGKFGNLTNYAESRESRNKYRADPEYKFGETGESQNDIRTRMRKVVELIKRDYAGKTVLVVTHGFPAQELLQELGKEKMPDKYKNASYGVTYLGPDGKEINLHRPTIDEIYLPKEHKTKSTKQKSVKKVLGIHGWTSSGLQKGYEGKWLPLQDELRKQGIQLDVPDFDKNKETSYAKWRKTLETIDVTSYDTIIATSFGCPVIIQYLCEKNIYLKRLVLVAPSGLKGNKYLEKVIPEMTEDVAKLRTLVEEIIVTHSKDDDSKSAPFSYGKSLATELNTAFLPIDGVGHKFGGWSIQFLSSLIVDGTPLRRIPEVLDVWMDSASMPYAQVHYPFENQEKMEASFPADFIAEYTGQIRAWFYVMHVLGVLVKGSSSFKNVAVTGVINGTDGRKMSKSYGNYPDPKSTIEQYGADALRFYLMGGPIMRGEDMNFSELGIQESLKKVLIPLWNSYTFFATYANIDGWKPDGTEIWFTRHGKSESNEAGRMSGSEDDADLSEVGREQVKNLLQQASQQTPFDVIMTSPRKRTIDTISGFGTYILDEEFHEQDSGEYSGMTHEEVYAKIGVRDVDTMRKAYRWNSVEPWNVFYRRISGALDRVIAENTGKKILIGSHVGVSRACTQYFYGLQSEDVLYGSGAKNACLYRFPKTPKTHELDTWILSQLHQLIQDTRKHMDNYDTQKACDGFVTFLDGLNNWYIRRNRRRFWRKEVDADKCSAYETLHEVLTTVCQLLAPICPFITEYLYQNLTQSHSKSDSHRKDLYEINPTEAVSDNSKTNSDLGLGLVPNTGFPSVHLTYFPEANPLLLNLTVNQKMRDLHNLTNLGLAIRGREKLRVRQPLRSASITLDLDESARATLAEELNVKKIYTISDIAEYVTITYSPDAKQIGATERKQWMKTIIADAKAGKGILLEDGSLEITCPEAPEGKVLLTSEEFETVYTPKEGSTIAFVGNAGYVIGLDTTLDEALTFEGYARDLIRAIQDARKEMGFQVTDRLQLSLTSENTILASILKAHKTLIEAETLCTLTEGLKDGRTEALKSIELDEEFAVNISLNK
- a CDS encoding DUF5655 domain-containing protein, translating into MLLYKKLGNTLKSVKNLGFKFEKDMQKIAEEHLQEFFGLEFITTEFSLNNLRIDTLAFDADTESFVVIEYKRGSSYSVIDQGFAYLSLLLNNKADFILEYNEKCGKKLRKDDIDWSAVRVIFVADAFTRYQQDAINFKDLPIELWEMKQFSDDMVVLNPIRATNTAESVKTITSLSSEMKEVQKEVRTYTIDDLIKTDWNESREMFEEISKFVQNLDPNLQEKINKHYVGYKNKFQNLIGVNIYKSYLNLAFPSLRKSDFNDFENKLVDEPTQRWGVRCDLKVLSKEDLPYAFLMIQQAYQKYN
- a CDS encoding YgjP-like metallopeptidase domain-containing protein; translation: MQKTNNFSVVVIRVPRLRRMNMRVNLGNEVVIRAPKRTTDSAVQKFITEKNNWIQKQISTMNSLVPLSRERLLELKKLAHIFLPDRVHMLAKKHNFAYASVTCRHQLTRWGSCSHKNRINLNVELMRLPEKLRDYIIIHELTHTIHKHHQKAFWNALERTLPGAKKLDKEMKGWKIGYESQGG
- a CDS encoding MazG nucleotide pyrophosphohydrolase domain-containing protein codes for the protein MQGLTGLLWLQERNRQFNGGFLQRDVTYYLDGAQDEIAEIRQSLATKNHNELELEIGDLLWDVLTLIHKFDHEGLIDRNRVCPRAVAKFAERMPYNVLGYFEGEQATRDRDWDLAKELQKIRGVDESHELVKKVWQSVKKS
- a CDS encoding DsbA family protein; this translates as MDKHTHTPETGHTHPGHIGVYGAIVGALIISLLGTYLIVQNQQIEQVGGRGNYKLYQKMIKNPKYGENIKGNLDAQIAQMEGTAGDTAPSDTPKAAQPAAEAKASGTLTKDEVTALTKNAYIKGNTSADILWIEYSDLECPFCKRLHDSGAIQNMEKKYGSKLALMFKHYPLPFHPTALPAAESAECVGEAGGGTKYFAFIEGIFSKGTPSQDIIDSVVKEIGLDATKIKTCADSKKFAAKITADQTEGSSKFGVNGTPGNVIINTKTGKYTVVSGAQPEANFQAAIEGLLQ